One Pseudomonas sp. MH9.2 DNA segment encodes these proteins:
- the moaB gene encoding molybdenum cofactor biosynthesis protein B, with product MAHLAQRTFQPLNIAVLTISDTRTFETDTSGQTLTDLLQTAGHVLIDRDLVKDDIYQIRAKLSHWIADPKVQVVLMTGGTGFTPRDNTPQAVLPLLDKHVEGFGELFRQVSLAEIGMSSLQSRALAGMSNGVLVCCVPGSPGACRTAWDKILLGQLDSRTGPCNFAPHLKQQAQQVIDACEARS from the coding sequence ATGGCCCATCTGGCGCAACGCACGTTTCAACCGCTGAACATCGCCGTACTGACCATCAGCGATACGCGAACCTTTGAGACCGACACCTCGGGACAGACGCTGACGGATTTGTTGCAAACGGCCGGGCATGTATTGATCGACCGTGATCTGGTCAAGGACGACATTTATCAGATCCGCGCAAAACTCTCCCACTGGATCGCCGACCCCAAGGTGCAAGTGGTACTGATGACCGGCGGCACCGGATTCACTCCACGTGACAACACGCCGCAAGCGGTCCTGCCCTTGCTGGATAAACATGTGGAAGGCTTCGGTGAACTGTTCCGTCAGGTGTCTCTGGCGGAAATCGGCATGTCCAGTCTGCAGTCGCGGGCATTGGCCGGGATGAGCAATGGGGTGCTGGTGTGCTGCGTACCGGGCTCACCGGGCGCGTGCCGAACTGCCTGGGACAAGATCCTGCTCGGGCAACTGGACAGTCGCACCGGCCCATGTAATTTCGCGCCACATTTGAAGCAGCAGGCGCAGCAGGTGATTGACGCCTGCGAGGCACGCTCATGA
- the pdxH gene encoding pyridoxamine 5'-phosphate oxidase, with translation MPLSLAEMRRSYTRDGLQDDLAIDDPLALFRQWMQQARETESAPVEANSMALATVDSAGRPHCRILLLKGFSDEGFTFFGHYQSDKGLQLASNPCAAMTFFWPGLERQVRIEGQVSRLDPQLSDAYFDSRPLASRLGALASPQSRPVASRAALESLLAETEQHLVGQTLPRPEHWGGYCLHPERLEFWQGRADRLHDRLDYRLQNGVWQRNRLAP, from the coding sequence ATGCCCCTTTCCCTGGCTGAAATGCGCCGTAGTTACACCCGTGATGGCCTGCAAGACGATCTGGCGATAGACGATCCTTTGGCCTTGTTCCGACAGTGGATGCAACAAGCCCGTGAGACCGAGAGTGCCCCCGTCGAGGCTAATAGCATGGCCTTGGCGACGGTTGACAGCGCGGGGCGACCACATTGCCGGATTCTGCTGCTCAAGGGTTTCAGCGATGAAGGCTTTACGTTTTTCGGCCATTACCAGAGTGACAAGGGGCTGCAACTGGCGAGCAATCCCTGTGCTGCCATGACTTTTTTCTGGCCCGGTCTTGAACGTCAGGTTCGTATTGAAGGCCAGGTGTCCAGGCTCGACCCGCAGCTCTCGGATGCTTACTTCGACTCCCGCCCGCTGGCCAGCCGTCTGGGTGCCTTGGCTTCACCGCAAAGCCGTCCAGTGGCGAGTCGGGCAGCGCTGGAATCCTTATTGGCAGAAACCGAACAGCACCTCGTCGGCCAGACGTTGCCGCGACCCGAGCATTGGGGCGGTTACTGCCTGCATCCTGAACGGCTTGAATTCTGGCAGGGGCGTGCTGATCGCCTGCATGATCGTCTCGACTACCGTTTGCAGAATGGCGTGTGGCAACGAAATCGTTTGGCGCCTTGA
- the norR gene encoding nitric oxide reductase transcriptional regulator NorR produces MLRESLAADLIVELPNAVRLQRLVHTLREYFHSGAVGLLRLDDDSLRPVATVGLVHEALGRRFVIAQHPRLAAIMASREPTWFEPDSRLPDPYDGLLDGHVGEPLPVHDCMGVSLYVEGRIWGAITLDALHAGTFDSHAREELNRCTLQIEAAVRVTRLEQENRSLRLSRSDTQDVRMPAEEGEILGQSDVLRQLLNELEVLADSELPVLLLGETGVGKELFARRLHRLSRRRHKPLVHVNCAALPESLAESELFGHVKGAFSGATSDRAGRFDAANGGTLFLDEVGELPLSVQAKLLRTLQNGEIQRLGADKPLHVDVRIIAATNRHLPDSIRDGLFRADLYHRLSVYPVPIPALRERGSDVLMLAGHFLELNRARLGLRGLRLSPAAERALLGYAWPGNVRELEHVISRAALKQLSRGTSRNLIMTLEPEILDLDSAMGSQGSVAKLPLDAAPDVPFQPLGEAVDDYQRQKILHALSVSGENWASAARLLEVDPSNLHKLARRLRLK; encoded by the coding sequence ATGCTGCGTGAAAGCCTGGCTGCTGACTTGATCGTCGAGCTGCCGAATGCCGTGCGTTTGCAACGGCTTGTCCACACCCTGCGCGAGTACTTCCACAGTGGCGCCGTGGGGTTGCTGCGTCTGGACGATGACAGCCTCAGGCCAGTCGCGACGGTAGGACTGGTTCACGAAGCGCTGGGGCGGCGGTTTGTCATCGCCCAGCATCCTCGACTCGCGGCGATCATGGCCTCACGCGAGCCCACCTGGTTCGAGCCCGACAGCCGCCTGCCGGATCCCTATGACGGCTTGCTCGACGGCCATGTCGGAGAACCGTTGCCAGTGCATGACTGCATGGGCGTGAGTCTGTATGTGGAAGGGCGGATATGGGGGGCGATCACTCTCGATGCGTTGCATGCAGGGACCTTCGACAGCCACGCGCGGGAGGAGCTCAACCGCTGTACGTTGCAGATCGAGGCCGCCGTGCGGGTAACCCGGCTCGAGCAGGAAAATCGCAGCTTGCGCTTGTCGCGCAGCGATACTCAGGACGTGCGGATGCCCGCTGAAGAAGGTGAAATTCTCGGTCAGAGCGACGTGTTGCGCCAGTTGCTCAATGAGCTGGAGGTGTTGGCCGATTCCGAACTACCGGTATTGCTACTGGGTGAAACCGGGGTCGGTAAAGAACTGTTTGCCCGGCGTTTGCACCGTCTTTCACGTCGGCGTCACAAGCCTCTGGTGCATGTCAATTGTGCCGCCTTGCCGGAATCACTGGCGGAGAGCGAGTTGTTCGGGCATGTCAAAGGAGCTTTTTCCGGGGCGACCAGTGATCGCGCCGGACGTTTTGATGCGGCCAACGGCGGCACGCTGTTTCTCGACGAGGTCGGGGAGTTGCCATTGAGCGTGCAGGCAAAATTGCTGCGCACGTTGCAAAACGGCGAGATCCAGAGGCTGGGCGCCGACAAGCCGCTGCATGTCGATGTACGGATCATCGCCGCGACTAACCGACACTTGCCGGACAGCATTCGCGACGGCTTGTTTCGTGCCGATCTGTATCACCGTCTCTCGGTGTACCCAGTGCCCATTCCGGCCCTGCGCGAGCGCGGTAGCGATGTGTTGATGCTGGCTGGGCATTTCCTTGAACTCAATCGGGCGCGGCTCGGCCTGCGCGGTTTGCGTCTGTCGCCGGCGGCCGAGCGCGCGCTACTGGGCTATGCCTGGCCGGGCAATGTGCGTGAACTGGAACATGTGATCAGTCGAGCCGCGTTGAAGCAGTTAAGCCGCGGCACCAGTCGTAACCTGATCATGACGCTGGAGCCCGAGATCCTGGATCTCGACAGCGCGATGGGGTCACAGGGCTCGGTTGCCAAGTTGCCGCTGGATGCTGCGCCTGACGTGCCATTCCAGCCCTTGGGCGAGGCTGTGGACGATTACCAGCGACAAAAAATTCTCCACGCCTTGAGCGTGTCTGGGGAAAACTGGGCCAGTGCCGCACGGCTTCTGGAGGTCGACCCCAGCAATTTGCACAAACTGGCCCGGCGTTTGCGGCTCAAGTGA
- a CDS encoding NnrS family protein, producing MQVLDRRTAMAIVPLLRLAFRPFFLVGCLLALLAIPLWLAALSGAISSWQPAGGWLAWHRHELLFGFALAIIAGFLLTAVQTWTGRPGISGRPLAALALVWLFARLAWLANVPWPLLAVLELAFPLAVAALMGFTLWKVRQKRNYPIVLVLLLLTAADGLSVYGLVDGHEGWQRQGVLTGIWLVAAMMGLIGGRIIPFFTQRGLGRVNGVAAWPWLDRLLLVGSPLVALLYAAGPALNPNVWVGLLFAVLAAGHLLRLVRWHDRALWRVPLLWSLHLAYGWLAVACVGMALWHFGVPVNPSLAVHCLTIGAMGGLILAMIARVTLGHTGRALEPPSGMTLAFILLNLACLSRVALVLLFPLGALWLAGLCWALAFALYAWRYGPMLLRTRVDGHPG from the coding sequence ATGCAAGTACTTGACCGCCGTACAGCGATGGCGATTGTGCCGCTGTTACGCCTGGCCTTCAGGCCATTTTTCCTGGTCGGCTGTCTTCTGGCGTTGCTGGCCATACCGCTCTGGCTGGCAGCCTTGAGTGGCGCGATATCCAGTTGGCAGCCTGCAGGCGGTTGGCTGGCGTGGCATCGGCATGAGCTGCTGTTCGGCTTTGCGTTGGCAATTATCGCGGGTTTTCTGCTGACTGCCGTGCAGACCTGGACCGGTCGTCCTGGCATCAGCGGCAGACCGCTGGCGGCTCTGGCGCTGGTGTGGTTGTTCGCACGACTGGCCTGGTTGGCGAATGTGCCGTGGCCACTGCTCGCTGTTCTGGAGCTGGCTTTCCCGCTGGCGGTGGCGGCGCTCATGGGCTTCACCCTCTGGAAGGTGCGGCAGAAACGGAACTACCCGATTGTGTTGGTGTTGCTGCTGTTGACCGCGGCTGACGGGTTGTCTGTGTACGGCCTGGTTGACGGCCATGAAGGCTGGCAGCGTCAAGGCGTTCTGACTGGCATCTGGCTGGTGGCGGCGATGATGGGTTTGATCGGCGGGCGAATCATTCCGTTTTTCACCCAGCGCGGCCTCGGTCGGGTCAATGGCGTTGCCGCCTGGCCCTGGCTTGATCGCTTGTTGTTGGTGGGCTCACCGTTGGTGGCGCTGTTGTATGCCGCCGGACCTGCGCTTAACCCCAATGTATGGGTCGGCCTGCTGTTTGCAGTGTTGGCAGCAGGGCATTTGCTGCGTCTGGTTCGCTGGCATGATCGGGCGCTCTGGCGCGTGCCGTTGCTGTGGTCGTTGCACCTGGCCTATGGCTGGTTGGCGGTGGCCTGCGTGGGCATGGCGTTGTGGCATTTCGGTGTGCCGGTGAACCCGAGTCTGGCGGTGCATTGCCTGACGATAGGTGCCATGGGCGGCTTGATTCTGGCGATGATCGCGCGGGTCACTCTGGGGCATACCGGTCGTGCGCTGGAGCCGCCGTCAGGCATGACCCTGGCGTTTATTTTGCTGAACCTGGCATGTCTGAGTCGGGTGGCGCTGGTGCTGTTGTTTCCGTTGGGGGCGTTATGGCTGGCGGGGCTGTGCTGGGCGTTGGCGTTTGCGCTCTATGCCTGGCGCTATGGACCGATGCTGCTACGGACCCGGGTTGATGGCCATCCAGGATGA
- a CDS encoding nitric oxide reductase activation protein NorD, translated as MAFTVELEEWVGSVWHRFITRRASPDFPEARVELVSQQRPLALLFRAMGGASGIGLEAASDRDLLLRRNVLQQIAGTCKQVPLAWCDENNLRLPSSLAVFPEVALNEELYRWLALLAAQAGQMRHWGRDNQRWTQMLLQRYPALHSRYKRLVDAHLQLRPDPASLCAGEAALERALCQALRVPGSVEHFPRCERAAWPLPLWLYPPQHLASPQAADLSEESEEYLATPPGEQKGGRKRAKRIDESTSKGGLLVVRLENLFSWTEHVDLDRWSDDSEDPDAARIAEDLDELTLSRTRLRKGGGLKLHLDLPPADVDDIPLGEGIKLPEWDYRKQQMQDGFVNLQMMLPRDGEAQPLPSRLKASAHRLRRQFEHLRNDRQWLRQQPQGSELDMQAWLDFHVEREHGQCAERGLFMEQRQTRRDLACLLLADVSMSTDAHLNDEHRVIDVVRDSLLLFGETLSVLGDDFALYGFSSLRRQQVRMQELKSFTQRYDDNTRGRIQGLKPGYYTRMGAAIRQATQLLSGCKRRRKLLLLLTDGKPNDLDLYEGRYGVEDTREAVLEARRQGLTPFCITIDREAGDYLPYMFGANGYTLIRQPEQLPLRLPQLYRQLTQP; from the coding sequence ATGGCCTTTACCGTCGAACTGGAAGAGTGGGTAGGCAGTGTCTGGCATCGCTTCATCACGCGGCGCGCCAGCCCGGATTTCCCGGAAGCGCGGGTTGAGCTGGTCAGTCAGCAACGACCGCTGGCGCTGTTGTTTCGCGCCATGGGCGGCGCCAGTGGCATAGGTTTGGAAGCCGCCAGCGACCGTGATCTGTTGCTGCGCCGCAACGTGCTGCAGCAGATCGCCGGTACCTGCAAGCAAGTGCCATTGGCCTGGTGCGACGAGAATAATCTTCGTCTACCGTCGAGCCTCGCGGTCTTCCCTGAGGTCGCATTGAATGAGGAACTCTATCGTTGGCTGGCGCTGCTGGCGGCACAGGCCGGCCAGATGCGTCACTGGGGTCGGGACAATCAGCGTTGGACGCAGATGCTGCTGCAGCGCTACCCCGCGTTGCATTCTCGCTATAAACGCCTGGTCGATGCCCATCTGCAATTGCGCCCGGATCCGGCATCGTTGTGCGCCGGCGAAGCGGCACTGGAGCGGGCGCTATGCCAGGCGTTGCGCGTACCGGGCAGTGTCGAACATTTTCCGCGCTGTGAACGGGCGGCTTGGCCGCTGCCGTTGTGGCTATACCCACCGCAGCACCTCGCAAGTCCGCAGGCCGCCGATCTGAGCGAAGAGTCGGAAGAGTATCTGGCTACGCCTCCCGGCGAGCAGAAAGGCGGACGCAAGCGCGCCAAGCGGATTGACGAGAGCACTAGCAAAGGCGGGCTGTTGGTGGTGCGTCTGGAGAACCTGTTCAGCTGGACCGAACACGTGGATCTGGATCGTTGGTCGGACGACAGCGAAGACCCGGACGCCGCCAGAATCGCCGAGGACCTGGATGAGTTGACCCTGTCGCGTACGCGTCTGCGCAAAGGTGGCGGCCTGAAGCTGCACCTGGACTTGCCCCCGGCCGATGTCGACGATATTCCGCTGGGCGAGGGCATCAAGTTGCCGGAATGGGACTACCGCAAGCAGCAGATGCAGGACGGCTTCGTCAATCTGCAAATGATGCTGCCGCGCGATGGCGAGGCGCAACCGTTGCCGTCACGGCTGAAGGCCTCGGCGCACCGTTTGCGGCGTCAGTTCGAGCACTTGCGCAATGACCGCCAATGGTTACGCCAGCAACCCCAGGGCTCAGAGCTGGACATGCAGGCCTGGCTGGATTTTCACGTTGAACGTGAGCATGGTCAGTGCGCCGAACGGGGGCTGTTTATGGAGCAGCGGCAAACGCGTCGCGACTTGGCGTGTCTTTTGCTGGCCGATGTGTCGATGTCCACCGATGCCCACCTGAACGATGAGCATCGCGTGATCGATGTGGTCAGGGACAGCCTGCTGCTGTTTGGTGAAACCTTGTCGGTGCTGGGGGATGATTTCGCCCTGTACGGATTTTCCTCGCTGCGTCGTCAGCAGGTGCGCATGCAGGAGCTCAAATCGTTCACCCAACGTTATGACGACAACACTCGCGGCCGAATTCAGGGGCTTAAACCAGGCTATTACACGCGCATGGGCGCAGCCATTCGCCAGGCCACGCAACTGCTGAGTGGCTGCAAGCGGCGGCGCAAACTGTTGCTGCTACTGACTGATGGCAAGCCCAATGATCTGGATCTCTACGAAGGTCGCTACGGTGTTGAAGACACTCGCGAGGCGGTGTTGGAGGCGCGGCGTCAGGGATTGACGCCGTTCTGTATCACCATTGACCGCGAGGCCGGCGATTACTTGCCGTATATGTTTGGCGCCAATGGCTACACTTTGATCCGCCAGCCTGAACAACTACCCCTGCGTTTGCCGCAGCTGTATCGCCAGCTGACTCAGCCTTGA
- the glp gene encoding gephyrin-like molybdotransferase Glp has translation MTGPVCDSGNLMPVDEAISRLLSQVRPPPPVQKIPLDQALGRVLASDIHSPVNLPAWDNSAMDGYALKASDLPPAGGYLSVIGRIAAGASDSSPLLPQQAVRIFTGAPLPPGADTVVPQERCRVEGAQVWCPPVSVGEHVRKEGEEVRQGHLLLKAGKRLRAQELGFLAGAGIAQVEVYRPLQVCLLSSGDELREPGEPLAPGQIYNSNRYSLAALLRGWGVEVHDYGVMADELATSRHALSLASSECDLLLTSGGVSVGEEDHLKQAIEALGSVDFWRLAIQPGKPLAFGEVAGKPWIGMPGNPSAALITALVVVRPFLLRAQGVTEVMPVPLAVPAGFDWLQRNKRRQYLRAKLTPGADGQLSVELHPQQSSAMLSAACWADGLAVIECGQQVLKHDNVMFLSFADLMH, from the coding sequence ATGACCGGCCCGGTGTGCGACAGCGGCAACTTGATGCCTGTGGACGAGGCCATCAGCCGCCTGCTGAGCCAGGTACGGCCGCCGCCACCGGTGCAAAAGATTCCCCTGGATCAAGCCTTGGGGCGAGTGTTGGCAAGTGACATCCATTCCCCGGTAAACCTGCCGGCCTGGGACAACAGTGCCATGGACGGTTATGCCCTCAAGGCGTCTGACCTGCCACCGGCGGGCGGTTATCTGTCGGTGATTGGACGGATTGCCGCAGGGGCCAGCGACAGCTCGCCATTGTTGCCGCAACAGGCGGTGCGGATTTTTACCGGAGCGCCATTGCCACCGGGAGCCGATACCGTGGTGCCGCAAGAACGTTGCCGGGTCGAGGGCGCGCAAGTCTGGTGCCCACCGGTAAGCGTTGGCGAGCATGTGCGCAAGGAGGGCGAGGAAGTACGCCAAGGGCATCTGTTGCTTAAGGCGGGCAAGCGTTTGCGCGCACAAGAGCTAGGGTTTCTGGCGGGTGCCGGAATCGCGCAGGTCGAGGTCTACCGACCGTTGCAGGTGTGCCTGCTCAGCAGCGGAGATGAATTGCGAGAGCCAGGCGAACCGTTGGCGCCGGGGCAGATATACAACAGCAATCGTTACAGCCTCGCCGCGTTGTTGCGCGGTTGGGGCGTGGAAGTGCATGACTATGGGGTCATGGCCGATGAGTTAGCGACCAGCCGGCATGCCTTGAGCCTGGCTTCGTCGGAGTGCGACCTGCTGCTGACCTCTGGCGGCGTATCGGTGGGTGAGGAAGACCATCTCAAACAGGCCATCGAAGCGCTGGGCAGCGTCGATTTTTGGCGACTGGCAATCCAGCCGGGTAAACCGCTGGCGTTTGGCGAAGTCGCTGGAAAACCCTGGATAGGCATGCCGGGCAACCCATCGGCGGCGCTGATTACCGCGCTGGTGGTCGTGCGTCCGTTTCTGCTCAGGGCACAGGGGGTCACTGAGGTGATGCCTGTGCCATTGGCCGTGCCGGCCGGGTTCGATTGGCTGCAGCGCAACAAGCGTCGGCAGTATCTGCGGGCAAAGCTGACCCCAGGCGCTGATGGGCAATTGAGCGTGGAGCTGCACCCTCAGCAAAGTTCGGCCATGTTGAGCGCCGCCTGCTGGGCCGACGGCCTTGCCGTGATCGAGTGCGGGCAGCAGGTTCTCAAGCATGACAACGTCATGTTCCTGTCCTTCGCCGACCTGATGCATTGA
- the ytfE gene encoding iron-sulfur cluster repair protein YtfE: MSLTLLDQSLGQLACDIPGATRTFHAFNLDFCCGGQKSLREAALGKGLDPLLIADALHALQDAGETQHDWRNETEELLIAHILARYHARHREQLPELIRLARRVEQVHGARSSCPNGLADHLRDMQQELEGHMLKEEQVLFPMLQQGMGPRAAPPIQVLRFEHDQHGEALEKMLALTDNITPPADACNTWRALYRGLLEFRDDLMQHIHLENNVLFVKALNPRH, from the coding sequence ATGAGCCTGACCCTTCTGGACCAAAGTCTCGGCCAACTGGCCTGCGACATTCCCGGCGCCACCCGGACTTTTCACGCCTTCAATCTGGACTTCTGTTGCGGCGGGCAAAAAAGCCTGCGTGAAGCAGCCCTCGGCAAAGGCCTCGATCCCCTGCTGATTGCAGACGCGCTCCACGCCTTGCAAGACGCCGGTGAAACCCAACATGACTGGCGCAACGAAACCGAGGAACTGTTGATCGCCCATATCCTGGCGCGCTACCACGCCCGCCACCGCGAGCAACTGCCGGAACTGATCCGCCTGGCCCGCCGTGTCGAGCAGGTCCATGGTGCACGCAGCAGTTGCCCCAATGGGCTGGCCGACCACCTGCGGGACATGCAGCAAGAACTCGAAGGCCACATGCTCAAGGAAGAACAAGTGCTCTTCCCGATGCTGCAACAGGGAATGGGCCCCCGGGCCGCACCACCGATCCAGGTGCTGCGCTTTGAACATGATCAACACGGTGAAGCCCTGGAAAAAATGCTCGCCCTTACCGACAACATCACCCCGCCTGCCGATGCCTGCAATACCTGGCGCGCCCTTTATCGCGGGCTGCTGGAATTTCGAGACGACCTGATGCAGCACATCCATCTGGAAAACAACGTGCTGTTCGTCAAGGCCCTGAACCCTCGCCATTGA
- a CDS encoding protein DnrP — MPICLYCQHANPSQESECHQCGMPLPALAKHASERRQRRFMWFCIGLTIFCVTMFFWLPRSIN; from the coding sequence ATGCCCATATGTCTGTATTGCCAACACGCGAACCCTTCACAGGAGTCCGAATGCCACCAGTGCGGCATGCCCCTGCCGGCGCTGGCCAAACACGCCTCAGAACGTCGGCAGCGCCGATTCATGTGGTTCTGCATCGGCCTGACGATCTTTTGCGTGACGATGTTTTTCTGGCTGCCGCGCAGCATCAATTGA
- a CDS encoding Crp/Fnr family transcriptional regulator, with protein sequence MVLHRVHHQILRSHHLFEPLNEEQMDELMSTSHLLSIDKGEPLFRQGELADSFYFVIAGAVKIYRLTPDGQEKVFEVIGDRQTFAEAMMLMDTPNYVASAEAVCPTQLYRISNNTYMHLLQSNSRLTFALLGKLCVRLHQRVNEIETLSLRNATHRVVRYLLTQLMRLQTIDSQFELPMAKQLIAGHLSIQPETFSRIIRRLIDEKIITQDGRQIEILDRLRLEQFE encoded by the coding sequence ATGGTGCTTCATCGCGTCCACCACCAAATTCTGCGCAGTCATCATTTGTTCGAGCCATTGAATGAAGAACAGATGGATGAATTAATGAGTACCAGCCACTTGCTGAGCATCGACAAAGGCGAGCCGCTGTTTCGCCAGGGTGAGCTGGCGGACTCGTTCTATTTCGTGATTGCCGGAGCGGTGAAGATCTACCGCCTGACGCCCGACGGGCAGGAGAAGGTGTTTGAAGTCATCGGCGATCGGCAAACCTTCGCCGAAGCGATGATGCTGATGGATACCCCAAATTATGTAGCATCGGCCGAAGCGGTCTGCCCCACTCAGCTCTACCGAATATCCAACAACACCTACATGCACCTGCTGCAGAGCAATAGTCGATTGACCTTCGCCTTGCTCGGCAAGTTGTGTGTACGCCTGCACCAACGGGTCAACGAGATCGAAACCCTGTCGCTGAGAAATGCGACCCACCGGGTCGTACGGTATCTGCTGACGCAACTGATGCGCCTGCAAACCATTGACAGCCAATTCGAACTGCCAATGGCCAAACAACTGATTGCCGGGCATCTCTCGATCCAGCCGGAGACGTTTTCACGAATCATCCGCCGCTTGATCGACGAAAAAATCATCACTCAAGACGGTCGTCAGATCGAGATTCTTGATCGCCTGCGCCTGGAACAATTCGAGTGA
- a CDS encoding U32 family peptidase — MKLSLGPVLFYWDKEQLSNFYAEMSALPLDVIYLGETVCSKRRAFSLDQWLGLGRELHECSQAQMVLSSLTLIEAASELSSLRRLCDNGQLLVEANDMGAVQFLAERKLPFVGGPALNLYNGHALTQLLDCGMTRWVPPVECSAALIGDVIEQVRELGREVPEVEIFAYGHLPLAYSARCFTARAENRPKDDCQFCCINYPDGLALSSQEGQPLFTINGIQTMSADVTNLLADYSGLVACGADLLRLSPRAQGMEEVIAAYQRVRLGETPPLFVEGCNGYWHGQAGMLRVEEAGLC, encoded by the coding sequence ATGAAGCTCAGCTTGGGACCGGTCCTGTTTTATTGGGACAAAGAGCAACTCAGTAACTTTTACGCCGAGATGTCGGCCTTGCCTCTGGATGTGATTTATCTGGGGGAAACCGTGTGTTCGAAACGCCGGGCATTTTCATTGGATCAATGGCTGGGCCTGGGGCGCGAGTTGCACGAGTGCAGCCAGGCGCAGATGGTGCTTTCCAGCCTGACGCTGATCGAAGCAGCCTCCGAGCTCTCCAGCCTGCGCCGCCTGTGCGACAACGGCCAGTTGCTGGTGGAAGCCAACGACATGGGCGCGGTGCAGTTTCTGGCCGAGCGCAAGCTGCCCTTTGTTGGTGGCCCGGCACTCAATCTGTACAACGGCCATGCGCTGACGCAACTGCTGGACTGCGGAATGACCCGCTGGGTGCCACCGGTGGAGTGTTCGGCGGCGCTGATTGGCGATGTGATCGAGCAGGTGCGCGAGTTGGGACGTGAGGTGCCGGAAGTTGAAATCTTTGCCTATGGGCATTTGCCCCTGGCCTATTCCGCACGCTGCTTTACCGCCAGGGCGGAAAACCGACCCAAGGACGACTGTCAGTTTTGCTGCATCAACTACCCCGACGGCCTGGCCTTGAGCAGTCAGGAAGGCCAGCCGTTGTTCACCATCAACGGCATTCAAACAATGTCGGCCGACGTGACCAACCTGCTGGCTGATTATTCCGGACTGGTGGCCTGCGGTGCCGATCTGTTGCGCCTGAGCCCGCGAGCCCAGGGCATGGAGGAAGTGATTGCCGCCTATCAACGGGTTCGCCTGGGCGAGACGCCGCCGCTGTTCGTTGAGGGCTGTAATGGTTATTGGCATGGCCAGGCTGGCATGTTGCGCGTCGAGGAGGCAGGCCTGTGTTGA
- the ubiU gene encoding ubiquinone anaerobic biosynthesis protein UbiU, which yields MQLVCPAGNLPALKAAVRQGADAVYVGFRDDTNARHFAGLNMDDKQFDAAVAFIRQHQRKLYVAVNTYPQPKGWERWQRAVDRAADFGVDALIAADPGVLNYASQRHPQLALHLSVQGSATHAAALTFYAQRYGIRRAVLPRVLSLTQVRQVAASSPVPIEVFGFGSLCIMAEGRCHLSSYVTGESPNLCGVCSPAKAVRWSEDAQGLSARLSEVLIDRYTPDEPAGYPTLCKGRFLVGGKRFHALEEPTSLDTLDLLPELAAIGVEAVKIEGRQRSPAYVEQVTRVWRAALDAHRGSPGSFRVKDEWRQVLAGLSEGSQTTLGAYHRSWQ from the coding sequence GTGCAACTGGTCTGCCCGGCAGGGAACCTGCCTGCGCTTAAAGCGGCGGTGCGCCAAGGCGCCGATGCCGTCTACGTCGGTTTTCGTGATGACACCAATGCCCGGCATTTCGCCGGGTTGAATATGGACGACAAACAGTTCGATGCCGCAGTCGCGTTCATTCGCCAACATCAACGCAAACTCTACGTCGCGGTTAATACTTACCCTCAGCCCAAGGGCTGGGAGCGCTGGCAGCGGGCGGTGGATCGCGCCGCCGACTTCGGCGTGGATGCGCTGATCGCCGCCGACCCTGGCGTGCTCAACTATGCCAGTCAGCGTCACCCGCAACTGGCGCTGCACTTGTCTGTTCAGGGTTCGGCAACCCATGCCGCGGCGCTGACGTTCTATGCGCAGCGCTACGGTATTCGCCGCGCCGTGCTGCCTCGGGTGCTGTCGTTGACGCAAGTGCGGCAGGTTGCCGCCAGCAGTCCGGTGCCCATTGAAGTCTTTGGCTTCGGCAGCTTGTGCATCATGGCCGAAGGGCGTTGCCACCTTTCCTCCTACGTCACGGGCGAATCGCCGAACCTGTGTGGCGTCTGTTCGCCGGCCAAGGCAGTACGCTGGAGCGAAGACGCCCAAGGCCTGAGCGCACGCCTCAGTGAAGTCCTGATCGATCGCTACACCCCTGACGAACCCGCCGGTTATCCGACCTTGTGCAAAGGCCGTTTTCTGGTGGGTGGCAAGCGCTTTCATGCGCTGGAGGAACCTACCAGTCTCGATACCCTGGATCTGCTGCCGGAACTGGCGGCTATCGGCGTCGAAGCGGTAAAAATCGAGGGTCGCCAACGCAGCCCCGCCTATGTGGAACAAGTCACCCGCGTCTGGCGCGCCGCCCTGGATGCCCATCGCGGCTCGCCGGGCAGCTTTCGGGTCAAGGATGAATGGCGTCAGGTGCTGGCCGGTTTGTCCGAAGGCAGCCAGACCACATTGGGTGCTTATCATCGATCATGGCAATGA